The sequence below is a genomic window from Acidilobus saccharovorans 345-15.
CCCCCTTGGGCCCAACGACCTCGGCCCTGACCTCACCCATGCCCATGGCCCTCAGCTTCCCGACCCCCAGCTCCGACGCTATGGCAAGCAGCCTGTCAAGTATCGCGGAGCCCAAGCCCCCCTTGACGCTGTACAGGGCCCAGCCCGTGAAGCCCCTGAGGAGCCTGAGCCTCCCTAGGTAGTCCCTGCCTATCACGGCCGTCGTTGGCTTCACGTCGTAGTCCACCTCGACAGCGTACATGTCGACCAGCCTGCCTACATAATAGTGGTACAGCGGGGCGTCGCCGCCCGCGCCGGAGAGCCCCAGGAGCAGCTTGGCTGCATATGCCGCTATGTACGCGGGCTCCGGCAGCAGCCTGTAGGCGTTTGGGACCCTCCTTGACAGACGCGAGGCCCAGGGCGGGGTCATGACCTTGAGCGGTATCGCTGTCGGCGTGAGGAACAAGAGCCTCACGGCCCCTCCCCTCCCGCCCAGGCCCACCGAGAGCTCCTCCCCCCTGACGAGGGAGGCCGAGGTTACCCTGTACTCCAGGGCCCCGGGGCCCAAGCTCACGCTGCCCTCGCAGGAGGCCAGCTGGGCCACCTGGGGCGCGGAGAGCGACGAGGCGACTGCCACCACGGCGCCCCTGAGCCTCTCGCCCTTCCTCACCACGATGGGCCTGTCGCCCTGGGAGTAGAGCCTCCTGCCGCTGCCGTCCGCGAGGGACCTGAAGGTCACCGCCTCCCTGTGGGCCAGGTAAAGCTCCCAGAGGGGGTGAAGGCAGCCGTTCGGGTCGGCGGCCGCCGACTTGAGGGCCTTGGAGGACATGGGCTGAAGTATTACGTCGTCCCTGGGCGTGACCTCGAGCTCAAGCCTCAGGAGCGCCCTCGGCATGTTGGACTCTATTATGTTAAGCAGTGACAAACTTCCGCCCGTCCGCCCGGTGGCCCGCCGAGCCTTAATCCTTCCTGAGGGCAGCCGCCACGGCGCCCCAGGGCGTGGGCCTCAGGCGGCCGCGCCCCTCCAGGAGGCCCGCGGACCTGAGAGACCAGGCCAGGTTGCTGGCGGTCTTCAGGCTGACGCCCATGCGGGCCGCCAGCCTCTCCACGCTCGAGGCCCCGGCCACGACAAGCCTGAGCGCCTTAAGCTGGTCGCCGCTGACGCCCAGTCGCCTGAGTGGGGTGAGCTCAAGCCGCCCGGCCCCAGGGACGAGGAGCCAGGCCCTGAAGCCCATCACTGCAGCCGCGGCCGCGAAGGCTGCCAGCAGCGGGGACTCAGGCCTGGGCCCGGCCCACGCGAGGACCTCGTCGTAGCCCCTCGCAAGCTCCTCCGAGAGCCCTGCCAGCAGGGAGGCCGCGTCGCCCGAGAGCTGCGAGGCCCTTAGCCACCTGAGGGCGGCCAGCGGGGCCTGGCGGCCGCCGTCGAATGACACGAGCACGGCCCTCTCGCCCTCCCTGGCGCCGAGCTCCTCGGCGGCGGCGAAGGCAGCGTCTGGCCTCAGCCACGGCATGAGGAGGAGCCTCAGTCCCATGCGGGGCACACCCTCCTGAACCAGCAGGAGCTGCACCTCTCAGACCTGTACGCCCTTGGGGGCTCCTCCGACTCAAGTAC
It includes:
- the cas6 gene encoding CRISPR system precrRNA processing endoribonuclease RAMP protein Cas6, yielding MSLLNIIESNMPRALLRLELEVTPRDDVILQPMSSKALKSAAADPNGCLHPLWELYLAHREAVTFRSLADGSGRRLYSQGDRPIVVRKGERLRGAVVAVASSLSAPQVAQLASCEGSVSLGPGALEYRVTSASLVRGEELSVGLGGRGGAVRLLFLTPTAIPLKVMTPPWASRLSRRVPNAYRLLPEPAYIAAYAAKLLLGLSGAGGDAPLYHYYVGRLVDMYAVEVDYDVKPTTAVIGRDYLGRLRLLRGFTGWALYSVKGGLGSAILDRLLAIASELGVGKLRAMGMGEVRAEVVGPKGAQPATRQQF